The Terriglobia bacterium genome includes the window TTGATGTCCCTGAGCGTCGGTTTCTCCGGGGAGGTGGCGGCAGTAACCGCGTCTGCGCCCGAAGACACCGAAAAGCCGTTCCAGTTCTCCTACGACTACACGCGGAAGGGATACGGGGACTGGCCTAACCGGCGGATCACATTACCGTTGCCGACGTTTGGGGTCGAAGGAGGAGACGACGAGAAAGCGAAACCCACGGAACCTGTCTTCCTCGGCGCTCAAGGGGATATTGTCTATCGCTCCACCGTTGAGCTGCCGGCGGGTTACACCGTAACACCTCCGGATAAGCTGGACCTGATCACTGACTATGCCGAGTATCATGCGCAGTATGGGTTCGAGAAAAACATCCTGACGGCAGTGCGGCGGTTTGTCATCAAGAAGTCAGAAGTGCCGCTGTCGGAATGGGACAACTACCGTAAGTTCTGCAAGGCCCTCGCGGATGACAGGGGGCACTGGATCGACTTGATCGGCCTCGATGCAAGTGCGAAACCGGCCGAGGCCGGATTGAATTCGGAGGATGTGGATGCCCTGACCAGATCCGCCTCTACGGCAATCGAAAAGCACAACTACAGCCTCGCAGCGGATCTCTTGAACAAGGCGTTGAAACTCGATCCGGGAAACAAGTGGGCGTGGAATAGCCAGGGCGTCGTATACATGGGCATGCGGCGGTTTGACGACGCAGCCGCTGCATTCCGAAAGCTGATCGAGCTAAGCCCTAACGATCTGCATGCATACAACAATCTTGGTCGAGTGCTGATGATCCAAGGCCAACTCGACGAAGCCCAGCAAGCCTTTCAGAAGCAGATATTAATCAATCCGCGGGAATATTGGTCACATGAGAACCTGGGCAGATTACTGCTCAGCCAAAAGAAATGCGAGGAGGCACGACAAGAATTCGAAGCTGCAGTCGCCATTTCAGACAAAGAGCCGGCCGCGCATGCCGGACTTGGAGAGGCCTATCTCAAACTTGGACAAGTCGACAAAGCCATGGCGGCGTTCGATACGGCCGTGCAGATCGCCCCCTCGCCATCATTGTTCAACCAAGTCGCGTACCTCCTTGCGGAAAAGGGCGAACACCTTGACAAGGCGCGGCAATTCGCGGAGTCAGCCATTTCTTCCCTCGACGCCCAACTGCGCGACATTCAGTTGAAGAACCTCCAAGTACAACACCTTAATCTCGTGAACCTGCTTGGAATAACATGGGACACGCTGGGGTGGGTGTATTTCCAGCAAGGAAACGTTCAGCTCGCGGAGAGGTACCTGGCCGCAGCCTGGAGCCTGACGCAGCACGCCGTTGTGGCCGATCACCTGGGCCAGCTTCACGAAAATCAGGGAGAGAAGAAGATCGCGGCACGGTTTTACGCTCAAGGGGTGGCTGCTTCACATCCTCCGGCGGAGACCCTCCGACGTCTCATTGCCGTCGCGGACGGCGAGAAGGAAGCCGACGTCATGGTTACCCAAGCGCGCGATGAGATTTCGAGGCTGCGCACGACGACGGTTCAGATCGCTAAGCCCCTGGCCCACCAGGCGACGGCGGAGTTCTTCATCAGTTTCCTCCCCGGCCCGCAGGTGGATGACGTCAAGTTCATTTCCGGCGATGAGCAACTTCTCACGGCCGTTCCGGCGATTGCAGCCGCGAAATACGATATCGTTTTCCCCAGCCCCGAGGCTACGAAAATTGTGCGAAGGGGAGTCTTGGCGTGCCCGGAGAAAGGCAGTCCGTGTGAGTTTGTCCTCCTGCTCCCCGACACAGTCCACTCTGTGAATTAGACACCCCCTCTTGCTTTCCTTAAGAACCAACAGACCCGGGTTGCGTTAGGGATGCCTCGGCATGGCGCACACACGCGCTCAGGGTCCCGACTTTGAACTTTGAACTTTGAACTGTTTTTCCGGTCCCCCAAGAATGTCGGTCCCTGACCCGCATGGCTTGCGAGGTCGTTGGATTGGCGAGTTCAGCTAGTACTCGAATTTCTTCCCATCCCGTGCATCTCGGTATGCATTCTCGACCATGCGACTGACATACCTTCGAAACTTTGCGTTCAAATCTTTGTCATCGCCGGTAAACCTCAGCCGCAGAGACTCCACGTCCACCTGCTTCTGCACCTCCTCCACCGTGACCATGCCCTGTTGTACCGCCTGACCCACTTGCCTGACCAGAGTCTCAAATAGTTCTGCTTCCAGGTTCAAGAAATTCTTGTCGTGCCACGCCGGTCCGTGACCGGGAATGATCACATCGGCATCGAACTGGGCGAGCGTCCTCAGACTCTTGGCGTGCTGGCTGAGCGGGGGAGTGAAGTAGGGCACGGGATAGGAAAGCAAGTCTCCGGTGACCAGTATTTTTTCTTTAGGAAGATAAAGGACGGTCGTGCCCCGCGCGTCCCCCACCATGCTCATAAAACGGAACTCGCGACCGCCATGGTGAAGTGTGAGCTGGTCGTTGTACGTAAATGTCGGGTAGGTGCGTTGCACCTTCAATGCTTCTGCGACGTACTCCCGCTCCAAGCGCAAATCGTCTTCATCTTTGCGACGTTGGTCGGCGGTCAGCACTGTTCCGTCCGACTGCTTGCCGCTGCTGACCTCCTTGTCAAAATCGGCCTGGTCCTTACGGAGTCCTTCCGTGTACAGGTGCGGCCATGCCTTTGCGATGTTCAGCATAAACTGTCGGGTTTCCTCGGTCGCGATGATTTCAAGATTGGGAAACTCCTGGCAATAGACCTCGTTGCCGGACCAGTGATCCGGGTGCCAGTGCGAATTTACCAGGTAACGCACCGGCTTATTTGTGATCTTGCGAATCTCGGCAAGGACTTGGCGCGCCGTTGACGGCCGGCTGAAGGTGTCGAAAACGAGAACGTCATTTTCGTTCACGATCACGACGGAATTGCCGTTGGGCACGTATCCGTCGGGCGCTGTAATGAACTGGTAGATGCCGTCAGCGATTTGAACCTTCTGAACTGCAACCCCCGTCTGTGCGAAGCCGGGGGAAACCCATCCGGGTGTAATGCACATCACCAAACAGGGTATCAAGCAAAACGTTAGCAACTGTTTCATGTGGTCGCCTCCCGATTTACATTTTTAACATAGGATGATGGGATCACATCGTTGTGGGC containing:
- a CDS encoding DUF3857 domain-containing protein, with protein sequence MRFLVVTALIAYLGAASAILSNAQSSLPNKPVSASDDLQEAVVMEHYATHASWDADGTGTREITAVIRVQADAGVQELAVLTFSYRSANESLDIDYVRVRKPDGTIIVTPAYNIQDMPGSVTRIAPMYSDVHEKHITVKALGIGDVLEYAVRYHILKSDVPGQFWFEHSFQKDMIVKDEELELSFPRDKYVNISSPDTEPSVQEEGSRRVYRWRAANLKRVEAPLGSQSKRDAPPPSVQVSTFHTWDEVGNWYGRAQAAQVVATPSIQAKAAELMKGLTSDDQKIRALYNFVATRLHYVSLSFGTGRYEPHPADQVLDNGYGDCKDKHTLLAALLKAAGYDAWPALINTTRQITSKVPSPGQFDHVVTVIPRGDSLVWLDTTPEVAPVGLLLANLRDKQALVMPTDKPAKLMKTPPEPPFPSTQTFVAGGKLSPDGTFTGHIEWAARGDAEVLFRIGFRATSPAHWKNLVHLMSLSVGFSGEVAAVTASAPEDTEKPFQFSYDYTRKGYGDWPNRRITLPLPTFGVEGGDDEKAKPTEPVFLGAQGDIVYRSTVELPAGYTVTPPDKLDLITDYAEYHAQYGFEKNILTAVRRFVIKKSEVPLSEWDNYRKFCKALADDRGHWIDLIGLDASAKPAEAGLNSEDVDALTRSASTAIEKHNYSLAADLLNKALKLDPGNKWAWNSQGVVYMGMRRFDDAAAAFRKLIELSPNDLHAYNNLGRVLMIQGQLDEAQQAFQKQILINPREYWSHENLGRLLLSQKKCEEARQEFEAAVAISDKEPAAHAGLGEAYLKLGQVDKAMAAFDTAVQIAPSPSLFNQVAYLLAEKGEHLDKARQFAESAISSLDAQLRDIQLKNLQVQHLNLVNLLGITWDTLGWVYFQQGNVQLAERYLAAAWSLTQHAVVADHLGQLHENQGEKKIAARFYAQGVAASHPPAETLRRLIAVADGEKEADVMVTQARDEISRLRTTTVQIAKPLAHQATAEFFISFLPGPQVDDVKFISGDEQLLTAVPAIAAAKYDIVFPSPEATKIVRRGVLACPEKGSPCEFVLLLPDTVHSVN
- a CDS encoding MBL fold metallo-hydrolase encodes the protein MKQLLTFCLIPCLVMCITPGWVSPGFAQTGVAVQKVQIADGIYQFITAPDGYVPNGNSVVIVNENDVLVFDTFSRPSTARQVLAEIRKITNKPVRYLVNSHWHPDHWSGNEVYCQEFPNLEIIATEETRQFMLNIAKAWPHLYTEGLRKDQADFDKEVSSGKQSDGTVLTADQRRKDEDDLRLEREYVAEALKVQRTYPTFTYNDQLTLHHGGREFRFMSMVGDARGTTVLYLPKEKILVTGDLLSYPVPYFTPPLSQHAKSLRTLAQFDADVIIPGHGPAWHDKNFLNLEAELFETLVRQVGQAVQQGMVTVEEVQKQVDVESLRLRFTGDDKDLNAKFRRYVSRMVENAYRDARDGKKFEY